A window of Desulfobacterales bacterium genomic DNA:
ATTATTTATCTAATACTAATGCCTTGTATTTTCAAGACAATTTAGAGTGCTTTTGAATTACAAGTTGACATGCATTGGTGTTTCTGTCATTTTCTGAGAGCTTGAAAGTATGGTTATTTATCCTCCAATATAGATGATGCGCTTTGCCATATGGGACCTTCACCGCCTTCCATAGCCGTGCTCGCATTTGAAGACCTGAGCCCCGAAAGGGATCAGGAATATTTCTGTGATGGGATTGCCGAGGAGATTATCAGCAATCTGGCTCGCATGGAAGGTATTCGTGTCGCCTCCCGAACCTCCTCTTTCGCTTACAAGGGTAAACCTGAAGATATTCGCAATATCGGCAAACAGTTAGATGTTAAAACCGTTTTAGAGGGCAGTGTCCGAAAAGCAGATGATCGACTGCGTATTGCCGCCCAGCTGATCGATGTTGCCGATGGCTGCCACCTTTGGTCCGAACAATTCGACCGCGAGATGGCAGACATATTTGACATTCAGGTGGAAATTGCCCGCAATATCTCACAAACCTTGAAAATCAAGCTAAGTGAAAAAGAAAAGCATGCCATTAAACGGCTGCCAACCGAAAATATCGATGCCTATGATTTTTACCTGCGCGGCCGACAGTTTTTTTACCGGCATAAGCGCCAATATATGCAGCACGCCATTGAAATGTTTTCGCGAGCGATCGCCCAAGATCCCTCTTATGCGCATGCGTACGCTGGCAAAGCAGACTGTCACTCGTATTCCTATTATTTTTTTGGCGGCTCGCATGCGGATTTAGAGCAGGCCGCGAAAGACAGTCAAAAAGCGCTTGAGCTCAATCCTGAGCTGGCGGAGGCGCACGCTGCCCGCGGCCTGGCGGTATCGCTTATCAGAGAGTACGAGGAAGCCGAGCAGGCCTTTGAAAATGCGATCAGGCTGAATCCCAGCTTGTTTGAGGCCTACTATTTTTATGCCAGCACCTGTTTTTTGCAGGGTAAGTTTGATAAAGCCATCGAACTCTTCAAAGAGGCTGGGCGGGTGAATCCGGACGACTACCAGGCGCCGGCTTATCTGGCGTTTCTCTACCAGATGACCGGGCAACTCGAGCATATGGCGCCGGTGCTGCAGGAGGCGTTGCAAAAAATTGAGAAACGACTGGCTTTGAATCCGGACGACTCGCGAGCCCTCTATTTAGGCGCTGGTGCATGGGTTCGTTTAGGTGATCAACCCCGGGCGATGGAATGGATCAAACGGCTGGCCGCCACCGAGCGGCATGAGCCCCACCTGCTGTATGGGATCGCCTGCTTGTATTCAATGACCGGCAAGATTGAAGAGTCGATCTTTTATCTGAACAAAGCAGTGGAAGCAGGTTTTGCATACCGGTTGTATTTGGAAAGAGACGGTGACTTTGATCCGATCCGATCTCATCCTGGATACAAAACGCTTATTGAAACGCTTAAGATGCGTGAAAAAGGTGCATCAGCTTAGGACAATAGGTTGTCTAAAGTCAGTGTAAGTGGACCGTTGATTTATTAAAGTATCAATTTATAAATTTTCTATATATTAAAAATATTATTACATATTAATTATTTACTTTCTATCTGAATTTCCACATCCGTGCCCTTGGACGTCACATCAAAAACCGGCGAAAGCTTGCTTAACGCTTTCAGCCTGTTCAAATTTTCAGCATCGGTCTTGACCTTAAATTTCACGCGGATGTTTTGATATCCTTTGCGAACATCATTTGAAAGTCCTAAAAACCCACGCAAATCAAGATCGCCTTCCAGTTCTGATTCCAGCTCATCGATCTGTATACCCCGTATGGCAGCATGATACACAAGCGTAGACGTTAAACAACCTGCCAGCGCATTGAGCAGGTGCTCGACTGGATTGG
This region includes:
- a CDS encoding OsmC family protein, with translation MSEDKIVNGVNVTTVENAVKAIEEQPDLAKFKFRLHNNWISGGHNHSTVSNFYGTKQEISHLKTFELDCDEPPVLAGKDIGANPVEHLLNALAGCLTSTLVYHAAIRGIQIDELESELEGDLDLRGFLGLSNDVRKGYQNIRVKFKVKTDAENLNRLKALSKLSPVFDVTSKGTDVEIQIESK
- a CDS encoding tetratricopeptide repeat protein, coding for MGPSPPSIAVLAFEDLSPERDQEYFCDGIAEEIISNLARMEGIRVASRTSSFAYKGKPEDIRNIGKQLDVKTVLEGSVRKADDRLRIAAQLIDVADGCHLWSEQFDREMADIFDIQVEIARNISQTLKIKLSEKEKHAIKRLPTENIDAYDFYLRGRQFFYRHKRQYMQHAIEMFSRAIAQDPSYAHAYAGKADCHSYSYYFFGGSHADLEQAAKDSQKALELNPELAEAHAARGLAVSLIREYEEAEQAFENAIRLNPSLFEAYYFYASTCFLQGKFDKAIELFKEAGRVNPDDYQAPAYLAFLYQMTGQLEHMAPVLQEALQKIEKRLALNPDDSRALYLGAGAWVRLGDQPRAMEWIKRLAATERHEPHLLYGIACLYSMTGKIEESIFYLNKAVEAGFAYRLYLERDGDFDPIRSHPGYKTLIETLKMREKGASA